CCTTGCGCTGACTCATGTTCAATCCCATGTCTGAGGGTGGCCCGACCCCAGGTAAGCCGACCTCGAAGACACGCTCTACGCGGGCACTTCCAAATGAGGCAACGACCCCACCTACGCGGGCATCTGGGATGAGTCAACGCGGGAGTAATGCGAGGCGCTATCAAGGCGCCTAGGATCAGGTCGACCGGCCGAGTGCCACCATCGCCTCTAGGACTGAGCAATGCGCCTTGCGAAGTGGATCATCGTGGCGTCGGCTGTGCTGACCGTCGTCGCGCTCGCTGCCATCGTCGTGATGCGGTTCGCGGTCCCACACGTCGCGGCCCCGCGGGAACGGGCGACTACACAGACGGACCCCGGCTTGGCCGATCTTCTGGGGGAGCCCAAGGCTGACACGGGCAGTCCCCCAGTGATGATCCGGTCAGTGACCGTGACCTCTACCAGTGAAGGGGTTCGGTACATCGTTACGCCCACGCGGGCCGGTCGGCTCGCGACGAGTGACTCTCTGGGTTCCGCGTGGCAGCAAGCCGTAGCCAAGGGCGTTCCGGAGCGGCCGGGTCTGAGACAGCAGTTCATGT
Above is a genomic segment from Candidatus Nanopelagicales bacterium containing:
- a CDS encoding DUF2599 domain-containing protein; this encodes MRLAKWIIVASAVLTVVALAAIVVMRFAVPHVAAPRERATTQTDPGLADLLGEPKADTGSPPVMIRSVTVTSTSEGVRYIVTPTRAGRLATSDSLGSAWQQAVAKGVPERPGLRQQFMCHPLSIVARAKPTWDLEDWRPTVGLTKTMLAGCNPF